The stretch of DNA AGCTTCAAGGACATCGGCTACAGCACCCCGGACGCCACGCTCGCGGAAATCGACTTCCAGGTGACCAAGGACCCGGGAGCGGACGCCAAATGCGCCGTCAAGGCCCTCGATGACAGGTTCGCCGTCGTCGGCTGGAAAGTCCTGGATATCGGGCCCAATGCCGCCGGCTCGGGGGCGGACGGCGGCCGCACGAGCGTCCAGCGGGCGCTGGTGCGCACCGAATCGCAGGCCGTCTCCGGCGTCGTGGACAGCTGCTGGGTTCCGGACGCGGCAAAGTAGCCCATGGAGCACGGCACCAGCCGGCGGCGCCGGATAACGCGGTGTGACCCACGCCGCAGCGATCTTTGGTTTATCC from Arthrobacter sp. PAMC25564 encodes:
- a CDS encoding DUF4307 domain-containing protein, encoding MTSEDQPAAPAPAPTSLANRYGGQKRALTGKAKRGILIAALVAVIGLLAWLSISSATPAVSFKDIGYSTPDATLAEIDFQVTKDPGADAKCAVKALDDRFAVVGWKVLDIGPNAAGSGADGGRTSVQRALVRTESQAVSGVVDSCWVPDAAK